GTGTAGGCATAGATCAGGCTAAAGGTTAGCTGATCGTGATGGTGGCGGCGATGAATCGGATCTTGCTTCATGAAGCGAAGCGTATCGTTCATCCACCCCATGTTCCATTTGATGCTAAAGCCCAAGCCACCCACATCGGTTGGGCGCGATACGCCACCCCAAGCAGTGCTCTCCTCGGCGATCGTCATCACCCCAGGGTGATATTTGTGTGTTTGAATGTTGAAATCGCGAAGGAACGAAATCGCTTCGAGATTCTCGCGTCCACCATGAATGTTGGGGACCCATTCGCCCTCTTTGCGACTGTAGTCGAGGTAGAGCATCGAAGCGACGGCGTCGACGCGCAGTCCATCGATGTGATACTTCTCGAGCCAGAAGAGAGCGTTGGCGAGCAGGAAGTTTTTCACTTCGCAGCGGCCATAGTTGAAGATCATCGTTCCCCAGTCGGGGTGCTCGCCTTTGCGGGGATCTTCGTGTTCGTAGAGCGCGGTGCCATCGAAACGACGCAGCCCGTGCGCATCTTTGGGAAAGTGCGCGGGGACCCAGTCGAGGATCACACCAATGTCGTTTTGATGGCAGTAGTCGACGAAGTACATGAAGTCTTCGGGAGTGCCATAACGGCTGGTGGCGGCGAAGTAGCCGACCGTTTGATAGCCCCAGCTGCCGGTGTAAGGATGCTCGCTGATCGGTAGCAACTCGAGATGGGTGTAGTTCATCTCTTTGCAGTAGGCGACGAGCTGATGCGCGAGATCGCGATACGACAGCCAGCCGTGCGTGCGATGTGCACTGCGGCGCCAACTTCCGAGGTGCACTTCGTAGACCGACATCGGCTCGTGCAGATAGTTGCTGTTCTTGCGTTTCTCCATCCAGGCATCATCGTTCCAGTGATGACGCGTGAGATCAGTGACGATCGAAGCGGTGCTCGGCGGAAGTTCAGCGGCAAATCCAAAGGGATCGCTCTTGTCGATCACTTCGCCCCAGCGGCTCTTCACGCGGAACTTGTACTTTTGACCTGCGTCGAGCGCGGGGACAAAAAGTTCCCACACACCGCCACTGGCGGCGCGCTTCATCGGATGACGGCGACCATCCCACTGGTTGAAATCGCCAACCACACTCACGCTTTGGGCATTGGGAGCCCACAGAGCAAAGTTCGTCCCTTTAACCCCAGAGACTTCGCGCAGCTGCGCCCCGAATTTATCGTGGGCCCTGAGCAGTTCCCCCTTGCCGAACAAATAGCGATCGAAATCGGTGAGGTAGGGCTCAAAGGCATAAGGATCATGCAGCGTCGTCATCTCGCCCCCTTCGCTTGCAACGCGAAGTTGATACGGCGGCCAGGTGCGATCCTCAGGGAGTGGGCAAATCGCCTCGTAGAGACCTGCAGGGTGAATGCGTCGCATAGGTCGCGACATTTGGTGAGAACTATCCACCACCCAGGCCTGTTTACTATCCGGAAGGAACGCCCGCACCGCCAAAGCCCGGCGTCCTTCATGTTCTATCTCTTGCGGCCCCAGAACCGTGTTGGGGTTTTCGATCGTTCCGTCGAGTAAGGCTGCTACACCTTCGAGTGTTACGCTGGTTCGCACCTTCGAACTCCTTTACGTTATCGCGAGGGCCGGCAAGGTTGCGACACTCTTTATGCCCGTCTTTTCCTAAAATCACAATGCCTGCCGTAGTGTTCTTCCTGACCGGAAAAACCTACTGGCCCGCTCCCAGCCCAAGAGTGGGAACCAGCTGCGCGATCGACGCCACTAGCCAATTCCAAATTCTCGGATTTTCCGAACTTTCTGCAGGCACGTTGCGGCTCGAAGCCACCTGGTGAGGGCGATCCACACGCCATTGCTTGCCGTCGCTGGTGGATAGTTGGCGCGACGACTCTTCGCCGATGGCTGGCCGATTCGCTGCTAGCGGTGGCGACAGATCGTCGATCACCGGCTCGAGGGGGCGGGCATCTACCACGTGAATCTGCATCGCTTGATCGATCCGCTGCCACAGATCGCGGTGCTTCACCGGAGTCATTTGACCAAACCGCTCCCACTCCCATTCATTCTCGCGCCACTGCGAAATTCCGTAGCGCAGGCCACGCAAAACCGTGGTGCTACGTGTGACCAGTGTCACTTTCGAGGGCTGATCGAGCGCCTCGAGGCCTCGAACTATGGCCAGAAGCTCGAGACGTTCGCCGGTAGCACCCGGTTCTTCGTCCGCAGCGGAGGTCGCGAGGGCGTTGTCGGTCGAGCGAAGCTCAAATTCCCAAATTCCCGACTCACGGCTGGAGGCTGTGGCGGAATGGGAGCGCGAAAACAACAGAAAGTGCGGTGTTCTGGTGGGCATTTCGTAACTTGCAAGCTTCGAAGATGGTCGGCAAGCAGCTGGAGCTGGCAAACCGTTTCGCGAGTGGCAAATCCGTCCTGACACGCAGAGCCCGCCTGGCCCTGACCCGAAAATTTGCTGATTTTTATCTCAGCACACCTACTATCGTCAGCCGCGACCTATATTCTCCACCTTTCCTTCGCCCGACGTTTTGCGCACGTCATGCGGGTCGTACGAAGCGCATCTCTTGGCCAGCCGTCGAAGTCGCATCCGCCACCCCTGGCGGAAGGTCAATCGTTACTCAAAAACGAAATACCAAAGAACCTTTGCAACTTCCCCCGAGTGGGGCAACAATGCGGCTATGTCGACGCCTGAATCCTCCTCTTCCACGACCAACTCCAGCGAATGGCATCGCCTGAAAAGCGATAATCCGTTCGCGCCGCAGCAGCGCGTCGAAGCCGCGCCTGGCAATTCAAGCAGCGTTCCGATCGATTGCGCTCTCGACAGCCCCATCGATGCTGAAATCGTTGACGACCACTCTCTCGATAAACACTGTGTCGATGCTGTGGTCGTTGATCAGGCCAGCTTCACCGGACAGAGACAACTCCACGCGAACTTGCCCGAGCGCAGAACCGAGTTCGTCGTTCCCAAACGATTTGGGCTCTTGGCATTTCTCGGAATCACCACCGCCATCTCCATTCTGTTTGGCGGTCTTCGCTTGATCGAAGCTCCCCCGAGTGCCTTCATTTTTCTCGGCCTCCAAGCCGTGCTGGTTTGCCTGGCCCAAATGTTTTGGGGGCACGAACCGCGTGTGGCATCGACTTCCGCAGGGATGTTCTTGTTTCCGATTTATTGCGTGGTCATGCTCCTGGAAGGTTCCTTCTTCTTTTTGGAAGGCGTTTGGCTATTCGTGGCCATCCCGATCGTCTCTATCGGCTCGGTTCCAGCGGGTGCAGGGCTGGGGTACATCGCCGGAACATGCGCCGCTGGTGTATTCTTACTGATCGACATGGGAGAGACAAAGTTGAGCGAACTCGCTGCATCTCGTTCCTCGACAACACAAGTCCCCTAGTTAGCTTTCCACTTATCGCGACTCGCACACGACTTTGAGCTGCGAATTCAAAATCCAGTCAGATAGCCAGGAACATGAAAGAACATTCGCCCCTTGCTTCCACACCGGTATTCAACTGCCTGGTGCACGTGCGACAAACCGGCAGCGATGCTTATGAAGCGGTCGCCATCGAACTCGACGGAGTGATGGGGCAAGGCTCAACGCGCCGCGATGCGCTGGCGAGTGTCGTGGCCAAGTTCAAGACCGTGATGGCCGACTATGTCGCGCGTGGCGAAGCAGTACCATGGAAGCGTCCCGCGCCAGCACCTGCACCTCACGAGCAGCAAGTGTTTATTGCGGTGCATCTGTAGCGGTAAGTATTCTGCGTCCAGGCCGGGAGCACGTGCATTTTGCGCGGCTCGCTTTTAGGCGGAACGAATTTTCTCTCGAATTACGAACGAGGATGCGATGGCGGCTAAGCGAATTTTGATGCTCGTTGGCGACTATGTTGAAGACTACGAAGTGATGGTCCCGTTTCAAATGCTGCTGATGGTGGGGCACGATGTGACCGCTGTTTGCCCTGGAAAAAAGCCGGGTGAAACTGTTGCGACAGCAATCCACGACTTCGAAGGGGAGCAGACCTACAGCGAAAAGCGGGGGCATAACTTTCGACTCAACGGATCGTTCGATTTGGTCGATCCGGCGAGCTTCGATGCCCTGGTAATTCCCGGCGGCCGAGCCCCCGAGTATCTGCGACTCACACCCCGCGTGCTGGAAATTGTGCGGCATTTTGCTGATGCCAAAAAGCCGATTGCGGCTGTTTGCCACGGTGCCCAATTGCTCACGGCAGCAGGTGTTGTGAAGGGGAAAAAGATCAGTGCTTATCCCGCATGTGCTGCAGAGGTGACGCTCGCTGGAGGTGAGTACATTGCAGCCTCCGGAACATTTGATAACGCGGTGGTCGACGGAAATTTCGTCACTGCACCGGCGTGGCCCGCGCACCCAGCCTGGATCAAATCGCTGCTCGATGTTCTCGGAACCAAGATCGAACTGTAGTGTGTCGCCCCCATCTGGCTGAAAGATGATCGCCCGGTCGATGATCCCGAGGGAACATCGCTCTGGGAAATGCATACGTGCTTTCCCAGCGATGTAAGGCGATCGTGCTTGGGTATCGCTACAGGCTTCGCGACGCGTCAACACAGCATCCATGCCGTGTTAACGTCGCGGAGAAACGAGCCAGTGCCGAAACACTGACTTCTCGAAGTGAACAACTCGCTGTTTGTGATCGTGGACGAGGATCCATCCTGCCACGATCACTGCGATGAAGGTCACTTTGCTTCCAGGCGGGCGCTTGGATGGAAATGAGGAGGCTGGATCAGTCGGTTTGCCTTACTGGGCAACTAGGCGTGGCGATCGCGAGTGCGAGATCACCCCCGCGATGAATTCTTCGAAAATGCGAACATCAAGCGCCGATGCCGAATCGCTTTCAGGGTGGAACTGGGTGCCGATAGCAAACCAATCTTCCTGCGTGCTTTCGATCGCTTCGATCACACCATCGGGGCAACGAGCAGTGACGGTGAAACCACGCGCCACTTCGTCCACTGCCATGTGGTGCATGCTGTTGACGCGGATTTCGCCATCGCCATACACGCGTTCCATCAGCGAACCCATCACCACCTGCAGGCCGTGGCGATGTTCGGGATCTTGCGGATCGCGGTGAGGGATCGAGTCGGGGAGATCTTCTGGCACATGCAGGTAGAGATTGCCACCTTGAGAGAGGTTCAGCAGTTGCATGCCGCAGCCGATGCCAAAGATGGGGAGTCGACGTTCAGCAGCCAGCCCTACGAGCAAGCGATCGAAGTCTTCGCGTCGGCTGTCCATGGGGCGGACGCTCGAGTGAAGCTGAAAACCGTCGCGACGTGGATCGAGATCGCCACCACCCACCAGCACCAAGCCATCGACGAGGTCGAGCACGCTGAGAATGTCGGCTTCGCAGTCGTTGGGTGGAAGGATCAGTGGGATACCTCCCGCCGCGATGATTTTGTCGTAGTAGCCCGCCGCGATGTACGTGAGGGCAGGTCCCTCTTTACGTGTGGCACGGAAGTCGGCATTCATAGCAATGATTGGCTTGGCAGGCATCTGAGTCCCTTTCAGAAGCAGGTGGTAACCTTGAACCACGCTTGTGTTCTCGCGGGCAAATTGCGGTAACTTGCGAAAAATCTGCGAGAGCACAAGCGTCGAACTTTCCTCCAGTAACCTCGCCCGAACGCAAGATCCCGGCGCGACAAGCGGTCGGGAATCACAGGAATGTGCTGGGAAGATCTGTTCGATGATCACGCGAGCGGGAGAAGAAAGCGTGGTCGAAGTCGTCCCTGACAATCCAAGCAGCGTTTGGCATGAGGCCGATCAGCTGAGTCCATCCCGAACTCACTCTGGTCGATCGTGATCTCCATCTCACCCTGTCGGTGACGGCTGCTAGATGTGAGTCGAGCAGTCCGTTTTTGTCTTGGCCGACGCTTGCAGGTCGTGCGAATCAAGACTGGGCGTGAATGTAGGTATCTCGCGTCCCACCTCAAGGAGCCCCCATGATTTTGCGAGTTGGGGGCGATGCTGGCACTAGAGCATGTGCAAGCACGCAAGTGATAGCGTTTTTGAGGAGTTCCTCAGGAACTCTAAAAATGTGACTGCGATTTTCGTCAATCAGTCATGAAAACTTGAGCAAAAAGTCTCGATGAACTCATGAGAAAGATGTTAGCAAACGTACAGTATATTTTCAAGACTAATGCGGAAACTCTGCACTCAATTGTTACGAACTGTTACAAAATGTTCACCTGCGGAGAAACTGCTCTTTTCTTCCTCCAAAACTTCTGCGACAAGCCTCCTCCCGCGATGTATGCGCGGCTGGTCAATGAGTGAATTGGCCATTTTTCGCTTGTTTGCGAGAGGTTTTTCCATGTCAACTTGTGGGCCATATCGTCTTGCGATGGTTCTGTCGCTGGTTTTCATTCTGGTTTTGGCGTCCTCGTTACCCGCCGAAGAGTCGGGATGGAAAATGCCTAACCTGAATCCCTTCGCAGCCAAAAAGTCATCTCCCCCTGCTAGCAAAAGCAAAGGATGGGGAATGCCCAAGCTGTGGCCACAATCGACGGCTAAAAAACCGACGCAGCCCAGCACTTTCAGCAAGATGCAGACTGGTACGAAGCAGTTCTTTTCGAAGACCGCCGATGTGCTGAATCCCTTTGACGATGCGAACGATCCACCTAAGAGCAGCACCTCGAGCTCGTGGAATCCCTTCCGCAGCGCCTCGACGTCAGGTAGCACGCCTGCCAAGAAGTCGAGCTGGATGTGGGGCGCGGAAGAAGAAGAACCAAGTGGCCCGCGTACCGTCAATGAATTCCTGGCCCAACCAAAGCCCAGCTACTAATGGGGCCGATTGGACAAGTTCTGTTTTTAGCCACACAGCAGCTGAACTTGCCCCCTCGGGTTTCGTGCCATCTGCAGATGATGGCAGCCTACTCCTGTCTAATCTGAGCCTCGTGAGACCACTCGCGAGGCTTTTTTGTTCCCCAGCCGCCGATTACCTCACCAAACCTGCGGGCTATTCCCCACGACAGGTGTAACCGACTCG
This window of the Pirellula staleyi DSM 6068 genome carries:
- the glgB gene encoding 1,4-alpha-glucan branching protein GlgB, with the translated sequence MRTSVTLEGVAALLDGTIENPNTVLGPQEIEHEGRRALAVRAFLPDSKQAWVVDSSHQMSRPMRRIHPAGLYEAICPLPEDRTWPPYQLRVASEGGEMTTLHDPYAFEPYLTDFDRYLFGKGELLRAHDKFGAQLREVSGVKGTNFALWAPNAQSVSVVGDFNQWDGRRHPMKRAASGGVWELFVPALDAGQKYKFRVKSRWGEVIDKSDPFGFAAELPPSTASIVTDLTRHHWNDDAWMEKRKNSNYLHEPMSVYEVHLGSWRRSAHRTHGWLSYRDLAHQLVAYCKEMNYTHLELLPISEHPYTGSWGYQTVGYFAATSRYGTPEDFMYFVDYCHQNDIGVILDWVPAHFPKDAHGLRRFDGTALYEHEDPRKGEHPDWGTMIFNYGRCEVKNFLLANALFWLEKYHIDGLRVDAVASMLYLDYSRKEGEWVPNIHGGRENLEAISFLRDFNIQTHKYHPGVMTIAEESTAWGGVSRPTDVGGLGFSIKWNMGWMNDTLRFMKQDPIHRRHHHDQLTFSLIYAYTENFALPLSHDEVVHGKKSLLDQMPGDLWQKFANLRLLYAYMWTHPGKKLLFMGCEFGQWNEWNHDSELQWDLLQWETHGGVKQLMSDLNKLLIHEPAMHELDFDPAGFEWIDCNSRDESILSYVRKAKDGDDCLVVCCNFTPVPRKNFALGVPFAGWYDEVLNTDSKFYGGSNVGNISGALAEAPGWHGRPAKITINVPPLGVVVFKPRYEQTTPPVE
- a CDS encoding gamma-glutamyl-gamma-aminobutyrate hydrolase family protein, whose translation is MLSQIFRKLPQFARENTSVVQGYHLLLKGTQMPAKPIIAMNADFRATRKEGPALTYIAAGYYDKIIAAGGIPLILPPNDCEADILSVLDLVDGLVLVGGGDLDPRRDGFQLHSSVRPMDSRREDFDRLLVGLAAERRLPIFGIGCGMQLLNLSQGGNLYLHVPEDLPDSIPHRDPQDPEHRHGLQVVMGSLMERVYGDGEIRVNSMHHMAVDEVARGFTVTARCPDGVIEAIESTQEDWFAIGTQFHPESDSASALDVRIFEEFIAGVISHSRSPRLVAQ
- a CDS encoding RNase H family protein, giving the protein MPTRTPHFLLFSRSHSATASSRESGIWEFELRSTDNALATSAADEEPGATGERLELLAIVRGLEALDQPSKVTLVTRSTTVLRGLRYGISQWRENEWEWERFGQMTPVKHRDLWQRIDQAMQIHVVDARPLEPVIDDLSPPLAANRPAIGEESSRQLSTSDGKQWRVDRPHQVASSRNVPAESSENPRIWNWLVASIAQLVPTLGLGAGQ
- a CDS encoding DJ-1/PfpI family protein yields the protein MAAKRILMLVGDYVEDYEVMVPFQMLLMVGHDVTAVCPGKKPGETVATAIHDFEGEQTYSEKRGHNFRLNGSFDLVDPASFDALVIPGGRAPEYLRLTPRVLEIVRHFADAKKPIAAVCHGAQLLTAAGVVKGKKISAYPACAAEVTLAGGEYIAASGTFDNAVVDGNFVTAPAWPAHPAWIKSLLDVLGTKIEL